A portion of the Streptomyces erythrochromogenes genome contains these proteins:
- a CDS encoding helix-turn-helix domain-containing protein translates to MPGGRLTQQERQQIALGVADGLAYAEIARRLDRPTSTVTREVMRNGGPSGYRADQAHRATERRARRRRAAAPRGADRAALPHGRDPEAVAEYEEQFTAVMMQSGLSNKMTARVMVCLLTADSGSMTAAELVRRLQVSPASISKSIAFLEGQALVRRERDEGRRERYVIDENLWYQSMIASVRSLNQQVDIARQGAGVLGPGTPAAVRLENVARFLDFVAESLARAAEQARDILYVAAEAPSGGTDDEA, encoded by the coding sequence ATGCCGGGAGGCAGGCTCACCCAGCAGGAACGCCAGCAGATCGCCCTGGGAGTGGCCGACGGCCTCGCCTACGCCGAGATCGCCAGGCGTCTGGACCGTCCGACCTCCACGGTCACCCGCGAGGTCATGCGCAACGGCGGCCCCTCCGGCTACCGCGCCGACCAGGCCCACCGCGCCACCGAGCGCCGGGCCCGCCGGCGCCGGGCCGCCGCGCCCCGGGGCGCGGACCGGGCCGCCCTGCCGCACGGCCGCGACCCCGAGGCCGTGGCCGAGTACGAAGAGCAGTTCACCGCCGTGATGATGCAGTCGGGCCTGTCCAACAAGATGACCGCGCGCGTGATGGTCTGCCTCCTGACCGCCGATTCCGGCAGCATGACCGCCGCCGAGCTCGTCCGGCGCCTCCAGGTCAGCCCGGCGTCCATCTCCAAGTCGATCGCCTTCCTGGAGGGGCAGGCCCTCGTCCGCCGGGAGCGCGACGAGGGCCGCCGGGAGCGCTACGTCATCGACGAGAACCTCTGGTACCAGTCGATGATCGCCAGCGTCCGCTCCCTCAACCAGCAGGTCGACATCGCGCGCCAGGGCGCCGGTGTCCTCGGCCCCGGCACCCCGGCCGCCGTCCGGCTGGAGAACGTCGCCCGCTTCCTCGACTTCGTCGCCGAAAGCCTCGCCCGCGCCGCGGAGCAGGCCCGCGACATCCTCTACGTGGCGGCGGAAGCGCCCTCGGGCGGCACGGACGACGAGGCGTGA
- the mscL gene encoding large conductance mechanosensitive channel protein MscL gives MGETKKESVLAGFKAFLMRGNVVDLAVAVVIGAAFTNIVNSVVKGIIGPVVGAVGTKSLDGYKSCLKAPCAIGPDGQPTGVEILWGSVLNATLTFVITAAVVYFMMVLPMAKYLARQEDRRKAREGVQEIVEITELEVLKEIRDHLVAQRAGGGGVGGQAGSRDGF, from the coding sequence ATGGGCGAGACGAAGAAGGAAAGCGTGCTGGCGGGCTTCAAGGCCTTCCTGATGCGCGGCAACGTGGTCGACCTGGCGGTGGCCGTGGTGATCGGCGCCGCGTTCACGAACATCGTGAACTCCGTGGTCAAGGGGATCATCGGCCCGGTGGTGGGCGCGGTGGGCACCAAGAGCCTGGACGGCTACAAGTCCTGTCTGAAGGCCCCTTGCGCGATCGGCCCCGACGGTCAGCCGACCGGTGTCGAGATCCTTTGGGGGTCGGTGCTGAACGCCACGCTGACCTTCGTGATCACCGCGGCGGTCGTGTACTTCATGATGGTGCTGCCGATGGCGAAGTACCTGGCGCGCCAGGAGGACCGCCGCAAGGCCCGCGAGGGGGTCCAGGAGATCGTCGAGATCACCGAGCTGGAGGTCCTCAAGGAGATCCGGGACCACCTGGTCGCGCAGCGTGCGGGCGGCGGCGGTGTCGGGGGCCAGGCGGGTTCGCGCGACGGCTTCTGA
- a CDS encoding carboxymuconolactone decarboxylase family protein, with product MPRISLTPPRTLLTRIGAWYSRRTYGKVLDPGQAYGHNARVLFSYVRLEQRAAKWNALDAGLKHLAVMAAAARINCSWCMDFGYWEGHEQGMAAEKIERVPQWREAREVFTELELLVMEYAEAMTVTEPAVTDELAAALIARLGEAAFVELTAVVALENWRSRVNSAFGLTSQGFSESCRVPAKR from the coding sequence ATGCCGCGTATCTCGCTCACGCCGCCCCGCACCCTGCTGACGCGCATCGGCGCCTGGTACTCGCGCCGCACCTACGGCAAGGTGCTCGACCCCGGCCAGGCCTACGGGCACAACGCGCGCGTGCTGTTCTCGTACGTCCGCCTGGAACAGCGGGCGGCGAAGTGGAACGCGCTGGACGCCGGCCTGAAGCACCTCGCCGTGATGGCGGCGGCGGCCCGCATCAACTGTTCGTGGTGCATGGACTTCGGCTACTGGGAAGGCCACGAGCAGGGGATGGCGGCGGAGAAGATCGAGCGGGTGCCGCAGTGGCGGGAGGCCCGCGAGGTGTTCACCGAGCTGGAGCTGCTGGTCATGGAGTATGCCGAGGCCATGACCGTGACCGAACCGGCGGTCACCGACGAGCTGGCCGCGGCGCTGATCGCGCGGCTCGGCGAGGCGGCGTTCGTCGAGCTCACGGCGGTGGTCGCGCTGGAGAACTGGCGCTCGCGCGTCAACAGCGCCTTCGGCCTGACCAGTCAGGGATTCTCGGAGTCCTGCCGGGTGCCGGCGAAGCGCTGA
- a CDS encoding S-methyl-5'-thioadenosine phosphorylase: MANAEIGVIGGSGFYSFLEDVSEIQVETPYGPPSDSLYMGELAGRPVAFLPRHGRSHTVPPHKINYRANLWALRSVGVRQVLGPCAVGGLRSEYGPGTLLVPDQLVDRTQSRVQTFFDGVPLPDGSVPNVVHTTFADPYCPVGRSVAVAAARGRDWEPVDGGTMVVVEGPRFSTRAESRWYASAGWSVIGMTGHPEAILARELGLCYTSMALVTDLDAGAETGEGVSHTEVLKVFGENVGRLREVLFDAVAALPATATRDCLCTHALDGWDLGIELP; the protein is encoded by the coding sequence ATGGCGAACGCAGAGATCGGTGTCATCGGCGGCTCGGGCTTCTACTCCTTCCTGGAGGACGTCTCCGAGATCCAGGTGGAGACCCCGTACGGGCCTCCCAGCGACTCCCTGTACATGGGCGAGCTGGCCGGCCGCCCGGTGGCCTTCCTGCCCCGGCACGGGCGCAGCCACACGGTCCCGCCACACAAGATCAACTACCGGGCGAACCTCTGGGCCCTGCGCTCGGTGGGTGTCCGCCAGGTGCTCGGCCCGTGCGCGGTCGGCGGCCTGCGGTCCGAGTACGGGCCGGGCACGCTGCTCGTTCCCGACCAGCTGGTCGACCGTACGCAGAGCCGCGTGCAGACCTTCTTCGACGGGGTTCCGCTCCCGGACGGGTCCGTTCCGAACGTCGTGCACACCACCTTCGCCGACCCGTACTGCCCGGTGGGCCGGTCCGTGGCGGTGGCCGCGGCCCGCGGGCGGGACTGGGAGCCGGTGGACGGCGGCACCATGGTCGTCGTCGAAGGGCCGCGCTTCTCGACGCGTGCCGAGTCCCGCTGGTACGCCTCGGCGGGCTGGTCGGTGATCGGCATGACGGGGCACCCGGAGGCGATCCTCGCCCGTGAGCTGGGGCTCTGCTACACCTCGATGGCCCTGGTCACGGACCTGGACGCGGGCGCCGAGACCGGTGAGGGCGTCTCCCACACCGAGGTGCTGAAGGTGTTCGGCGAGAACGTCGGCCGCCTGCGCGAGGTCCTCTTCGACGCGGTGGCGGCGCTGCCCGCGACGGCGACCCGCGACTGCCTGTGCACGCACGCGCTGGACGGCTGGGACCTGGGCATCGAACTCCCGTAG
- a CDS encoding FmdB family zinc ribbon protein, translated as MPTYQYQCTECGEGLEAVQKFTDDALTVCPNCDGRLKKVFSAVGIVFKGSGFYRNDSRGASSSSTPASKPASSSSSSSTSTAATAPAASSSSTSSSTSSSSTSAA; from the coding sequence GTGCCGACCTACCAGTACCAGTGCACCGAGTGCGGCGAGGGCCTTGAGGCCGTGCAGAAGTTCACCGATGACGCGCTGACCGTGTGCCCGAACTGCGACGGACGCCTGAAGAAGGTGTTCTCCGCGGTCGGCATCGTCTTCAAGGGCTCCGGTTTCTACCGGAACGACAGCCGTGGCGCCTCGTCGAGCAGCACCCCTGCATCGAAGCCCGCGTCGAGCTCGTCGTCGTCCTCGACGTCGACCGCCGCGACCGCTCCCGCCGCTTCGTCCTCCTCGACGTCGTCGAGCACGAGCAGCAGCTCCACGTCGGCCGCCTGA
- a CDS encoding MFS transporter yields the protein MTSAVTTDTSARPGYGQLLRTPGALGFVLPGFAARLPFGMLTISILLLVQHTTGSYGSAGIVAAVTGISMALSAPLMGIFTDRFGQSAVLVPVVLAHSAAVSGLAALALAGAPVWALALAAVPTGASVPQVGPMVRARWAARLEGSPLLPTAAAFESVTDEFTFVVGPVLATALCTGVHPAAGLVTEATLTLIGGLLFAARRASQPRTHAPSATGEKRAFALSYPGLRVLIFAFLGIGAVFGGMQVSLAAFSNEIGNPGANGLLYGVFAAGNMIAGIAMGAVAWKIGPRRRLILGYIGLTAAASVLWAAHSMILLGALGLVVGLFIAPALITGYTMVEQLVPANARTEAFTWLTGSIAFGQAIAVILAGRLTDAHGSSYGFLVPMAATALALATLLALRAKLAPKAPSRIVNASAPGTEAAARAEATASATPSPAPAPTSRNRVNERGMGHRVPVTVD from the coding sequence GTGACATCCGCGGTCACGACCGACACGTCCGCCCGCCCCGGCTACGGGCAGCTGCTGCGCACACCCGGCGCCCTCGGCTTCGTACTCCCCGGCTTCGCAGCCCGGCTCCCCTTCGGCATGCTGACCATCAGCATCCTGCTGCTGGTCCAGCACACCACCGGTTCCTACGGCAGCGCCGGCATCGTCGCCGCCGTCACCGGCATCTCGATGGCCCTCTCCGCCCCGCTGATGGGCATCTTCACCGACCGGTTCGGCCAGAGCGCCGTGCTGGTTCCCGTGGTCCTCGCGCACTCCGCCGCCGTGAGCGGCCTGGCCGCCCTCGCGCTGGCCGGCGCCCCCGTCTGGGCGCTGGCGCTGGCCGCCGTGCCCACCGGCGCCTCCGTGCCGCAGGTCGGACCGATGGTCCGGGCTCGCTGGGCCGCCAGGCTGGAGGGCTCGCCGCTGCTGCCGACGGCCGCCGCCTTCGAATCCGTCACCGACGAGTTCACCTTCGTCGTCGGCCCGGTCCTGGCGACCGCGCTGTGCACCGGCGTCCACCCGGCGGCCGGCCTGGTCACCGAGGCCACGCTGACGCTGATCGGCGGTCTGCTCTTCGCGGCCCGTCGCGCCTCCCAGCCCAGGACGCACGCCCCGTCGGCCACCGGCGAGAAGCGCGCCTTCGCGCTGTCCTACCCGGGCCTGCGGGTCCTGATCTTCGCCTTCCTCGGGATCGGCGCCGTCTTCGGCGGCATGCAGGTCTCGCTCGCCGCCTTCTCCAACGAGATCGGCAACCCCGGCGCCAACGGCCTGCTCTACGGCGTCTTCGCGGCCGGCAACATGATCGCGGGCATCGCCATGGGCGCCGTCGCGTGGAAGATCGGCCCGCGCCGCCGGCTGATCCTCGGCTACATCGGCCTCACCGCCGCCGCGTCCGTCCTGTGGGCCGCGCACTCGATGATCCTGCTGGGCGCGCTCGGCCTGGTCGTCGGCCTGTTCATCGCCCCGGCCCTGATCACCGGCTACACGATGGTCGAGCAGCTGGTCCCCGCGAACGCCCGGACCGAGGCCTTCACCTGGCTGACCGGCTCGATCGCCTTCGGGCAGGCCATCGCGGTCATCCTGGCCGGCCGCCTGACGGACGCGCACGGGTCCTCGTACGGCTTCCTGGTGCCGATGGCGGCCACCGCGCTGGCGCTGGCCACCCTGCTGGCGCTGCGCGCCAAGCTGGCGCCGAAGGCCCCGAGCCGGATCGTGAACGCGTCCGCGCCCGGAACCGAGGCCGCCGCTCGCGCCGAGGCCACGGCTTCGGCCACCCCCTCGCCGGCGCCCGCGCCGACGTCCCGTAACCGGGTGAACGAGCGTGGGATGGGTCACCGCGTGCCGGTGACGGTGGACTGA
- a CDS encoding potassium/proton antiporter has product MTCRTCRREDRSAGRIEEGRPLTVHTLNELLLVCSLVLLVAVAAVRVSSRSGLPSLLIYLGIGVAIGQDGIGNVVFDNAELTQVIGYAALVVILAEGGLGTKWKEIKPALPAAIMLSLVGVAISVGVTAAGAHYLVGLEWRQALLIGAVVSSTDAAAVFSVLRKVPLPSRITGVLEAESGFNDAPVVILVVAFSTVGPVDDWYVLLGKIALELAIGAAIGLAVGFLGAYGLRHVALPASGLYPIAVMAIAIVAYAAGAMAHGSGFLAVYLAAMVLGNAKLPHWPATRGFADGLGWIAQIGMFVLLGLLVTPHELVRDFWPAVVIGLVLTMVARPLEVFLSLLPFRIPWQEQVLMSWAGLRGAVPIILATIPMVSGIEGSDRVFNIVFVLVVVYTLVQGPTLPWLARKLDLGRGMETASDLGIESAPLEKLRGHLLSFAIPPASRMHGVEVSELRLPPGASVTLVVRDAKSFVPAPSTVLRRGDELLVVATDPVRDAAEARLRAVARGGKLAGWLGTGNGHRPH; this is encoded by the coding sequence ATTACTTGCCGAACTTGTCGCCGGGAGGATCGATCCGCCGGGCGCATTGAGGAGGGCCGCCCGCTGACTGTCCACACGCTCAATGAGCTCCTGCTGGTCTGCTCGCTCGTACTGCTCGTCGCCGTTGCCGCGGTGCGGGTCTCGTCACGCAGCGGCCTGCCCAGCCTGCTCATCTACCTCGGCATAGGCGTCGCCATAGGCCAGGACGGCATCGGGAACGTCGTTTTCGACAACGCCGAGCTGACCCAGGTCATCGGCTACGCCGCCCTCGTCGTGATCCTCGCCGAGGGCGGTCTGGGCACCAAGTGGAAAGAGATCAAGCCGGCCCTGCCGGCCGCGATCATGCTGTCCCTGGTGGGTGTGGCGATCAGTGTGGGCGTGACGGCGGCGGGGGCGCACTACCTCGTCGGACTCGAATGGCGCCAGGCGCTGCTGATCGGCGCGGTCGTCTCCTCGACCGACGCCGCGGCCGTCTTCTCCGTGCTGCGCAAGGTCCCGCTGCCGTCCCGGATCACGGGCGTCCTGGAGGCCGAGTCCGGCTTCAACGACGCACCCGTCGTGATCCTGGTGGTGGCCTTCTCCACGGTCGGCCCGGTGGACGACTGGTACGTCCTGCTCGGCAAGATCGCCCTGGAGCTCGCGATCGGCGCCGCGATCGGCCTGGCCGTCGGCTTCCTCGGCGCCTACGGCCTGCGGCACGTGGCCCTGCCCGCCTCCGGCCTCTACCCGATCGCCGTAATGGCCATCGCGATCGTGGCGTACGCGGCCGGCGCGATGGCGCACGGCTCCGGCTTCCTCGCGGTGTACCTGGCGGCGATGGTCCTGGGCAACGCCAAGCTCCCGCACTGGCCGGCCACGCGCGGCTTCGCCGACGGGCTCGGCTGGATCGCCCAGATCGGCATGTTCGTCCTGCTGGGCCTGCTGGTCACGCCGCACGAGCTGGTCCGCGACTTCTGGCCCGCGGTCGTCATCGGCCTGGTGCTGACGATGGTGGCGCGGCCCCTGGAGGTCTTCCTCAGCCTGCTGCCCTTCCGGATCCCCTGGCAGGAGCAGGTCCTGATGTCGTGGGCGGGCCTGCGCGGCGCCGTGCCCATCATCCTGGCGACCATTCCGATGGTGTCCGGGATCGAGGGCAGCGACCGCGTCTTCAACATCGTCTTCGTGCTGGTCGTCGTCTACACCCTGGTGCAGGGGCCGACCCTGCCCTGGCTGGCGCGCAAGCTGGACCTCGGGCGGGGCATGGAGACCGCGTCCGACCTCGGCATCGAGTCTGCGCCGCTGGAGAAGCTGCGCGGACACCTGCTGTCCTTCGCCATCCCGCCGGCCTCGCGGATGCACGGCGTCGAGGTGAGCGAGCTGCGGCTGCCGCCCGGGGCCTCGGTCACGCTGGTCGTCCGGGACGCCAAGAGCTTCGTACCGGCGCCGTCGACGGTGCTGCGGCGCGGGGACGAGCTGCTGGTGGTGGCCACGGACCCGGTCCGGGACGCGGCGGAGGCGCGGCTGCGGGCGGTGGCCAGGGGCGGCAAGCTGGCGGGCTGGCTGGGAACCGGAAACGGGCACAGGCCGCATTAG
- a CDS encoding penicillin acylase family protein: MPANETAPPAKKKGRRARLIVLVLVLGLVAGLGYGAYWSVDGVRASFPQTTGSLDVPGLKGTVEVKRDANGIPQLYADSDDDLFRAQGFVHAQDRFWEMDVRRHMTSGRLSEMFGAGQVETDAFLRTLGWRQVAQEEYDTRLSAETKKNLQAYADGVNAYLKGKSGKTLSVEHAALKLSDGYQPEQWSPVDSVAWLKAMAWDLRGNMQDEIDRALMASKLSQAQIAELYPPYPFDRNKPVVEGGKVDGGKYTPQGQTGNSGSGSGSGSGSGSGSGSGGTVANQASTAPAAGDATGLAGNATAQGATVGLRTQLSALADTLEKVPAILGPNGSGIGSNSWVISGKYTTTGKPLLANDPHLSPQLPSVWYQMGLHCRAVSAQCKYDVAGYTFSGMPGVVIGHNTDIAWGMTNLGADVTDLYLEQIKPEGYVYDNRVLPFTSREEVIKIAGGASKKITVRTTNNGPLVSDRSAELGTVGTRAPVDSSAPDRGDGYAIALRWTALDPGKSMDAVFKLNQAKGFDDFRKAAADFEVPSQNLIYADNKGANGNIGYQAPGRIPVRGQGDGRMPAPGWDSKYAWKGSREGNAGYIPQNELPWDQNPSRGYIVTANQAVAENGTGAGKYPHLLTTDWGYGARSQRINDLIEAKIKDGGKISTDDMRTMQMDNSSEIAALLTPMLSKIQVSDPGVRAAQKLLDGWNYTQESDSAAAAYFNAVWRNILKLAFGDKMPKELRIEDSCMNVLNNGTGPADDLAKTVRECGTRDADSAQPDGGDRWFEVVRRLVKDEKSQWWSAPAKGLNKPAATTRDELFARAMADARWELTAKLGKDQSTWSWGRLHQLNLKNQTIGTEGPGFMQWLLNRGPWNVGGGEATVNATGWNASSGYGVTWVPSMRMVVNLNDLDKSRWINLTGASGHAYNSHYTDQTQMWAKGELLEWPFGKDAVEKATVDTLTLKPAGS; this comes from the coding sequence ATGCCCGCCAACGAAACCGCTCCTCCCGCCAAGAAGAAGGGGCGACGCGCCCGTCTGATCGTGCTCGTACTGGTCCTGGGACTCGTCGCGGGCCTCGGCTACGGGGCGTACTGGAGCGTGGACGGCGTGCGCGCCTCCTTCCCCCAGACGACCGGCTCCCTCGACGTGCCCGGCCTGAAGGGGACGGTCGAGGTGAAGCGCGATGCCAACGGCATTCCCCAGCTCTACGCGGACAGCGACGACGACCTCTTCCGCGCGCAGGGCTTCGTGCACGCGCAGGACCGCTTCTGGGAGATGGACGTACGCCGCCACATGACCTCGGGGCGGCTCTCCGAGATGTTCGGCGCCGGCCAGGTCGAGACCGACGCCTTCCTGCGCACGCTGGGCTGGCGCCAGGTCGCGCAGGAGGAGTACGACACCAGGCTCTCCGCCGAGACGAAGAAGAATCTGCAGGCCTACGCCGACGGGGTCAACGCGTACCTGAAGGGGAAGTCCGGCAAGACCCTCTCGGTCGAGCACGCCGCCCTCAAGCTCAGCGACGGCTACCAGCCCGAGCAGTGGTCGCCGGTGGACTCGGTGGCCTGGCTCAAGGCGATGGCCTGGGACCTGCGCGGCAACATGCAGGACGAGATCGACCGCGCGCTGATGGCGAGCAAGCTCTCGCAGGCGCAGATCGCCGAGCTCTACCCGCCGTACCCGTTCGACCGGAACAAGCCGGTCGTCGAGGGCGGCAAGGTCGACGGCGGCAAGTACACCCCCCAGGGCCAGACCGGGAACTCCGGCTCCGGCTCGGGCAGCGGCTCGGGCTCCGGCAGCGGGTCCGGCTCCGGCGGCACCGTCGCCAACCAGGCCTCCACCGCCCCGGCCGCCGGTGACGCCACCGGCCTCGCCGGCAACGCCACCGCCCAGGGCGCGACCGTGGGCCTGCGCACCCAGCTCAGCGCCCTCGCCGACACCCTGGAGAAGGTCCCGGCCATCCTCGGCCCCAACGGCAGCGGCATCGGCTCGAACTCCTGGGTCATCTCGGGCAAGTACACGACCACCGGCAAGCCGCTGCTCGCCAACGACCCGCACCTGTCGCCGCAACTGCCCTCGGTCTGGTACCAGATGGGCCTGCACTGCCGCGCCGTCTCGGCCCAGTGCAAGTACGACGTGGCCGGCTACACCTTCTCCGGCATGCCCGGCGTGGTCATCGGCCACAACACCGACATCGCCTGGGGCATGACCAACCTCGGCGCCGACGTCACCGACCTCTACCTGGAGCAGATCAAGCCCGAGGGCTACGTCTACGACAACCGGGTGCTCCCCTTCACCTCCCGCGAAGAGGTCATCAAGATCGCGGGCGGCGCCAGCAAGAAGATCACCGTCCGCACCACCAACAACGGCCCGCTCGTCTCCGACCGCAGCGCGGAGCTCGGTACGGTCGGCACCCGCGCCCCCGTCGACAGCTCCGCGCCCGACCGCGGCGACGGTTACGCCATCGCCCTGCGCTGGACCGCGCTGGACCCGGGCAAGAGCATGGACGCGGTCTTCAAGCTCAACCAGGCCAAGGGCTTCGACGACTTCCGCAAGGCGGCCGCCGACTTCGAGGTGCCCTCCCAGAACCTGATCTACGCCGACAACAAGGGCGCCAACGGCAACATCGGCTACCAGGCCCCGGGCCGCATCCCGGTCCGCGGCCAGGGCGACGGCCGGATGCCCGCCCCGGGCTGGGACTCCAAGTACGCCTGGAAGGGCAGCCGGGAAGGCAACGCCGGCTACATCCCGCAGAACGAGCTGCCCTGGGACCAGAACCCCTCGCGCGGCTACATCGTCACCGCCAACCAGGCCGTCGCGGAGAACGGGACCGGCGCGGGCAAGTACCCGCACCTGCTGACCACGGACTGGGGCTACGGCGCCCGCAGCCAGCGGATCAACGACCTCATCGAGGCGAAGATCAAGGACGGCGGGAAGATCTCGACCGACGACATGCGGACCATGCAGATGGACAACAGCAGCGAGATCGCCGCGCTGCTGACCCCGATGCTGTCGAAGATCCAGGTCTCGGACCCGGGCGTGCGCGCCGCGCAGAAGCTGCTGGACGGCTGGAACTACACCCAGGAGTCCGACTCGGCGGCCGCCGCCTACTTCAACGCGGTCTGGCGCAACATCCTCAAGCTGGCCTTCGGCGACAAGATGCCCAAGGAGCTGCGGATCGAGGACAGCTGCATGAACGTCCTCAACAACGGCACCGGCCCGGCCGACGACCTCGCCAAGACCGTCCGCGAATGCGGCACCCGCGACGCCGACTCCGCGCAGCCCGACGGCGGCGACCGCTGGTTCGAGGTGGTCCGCCGCCTGGTCAAGGACGAGAAGTCGCAGTGGTGGAGCGCACCCGCCAAGGGCCTGAACAAGCCGGCCGCCACCACCCGCGACGAGCTGTTCGCGCGGGCCATGGCCGACGCCCGCTGGGAGCTGACCGCCAAGCTCGGCAAGGACCAGTCGACCTGGAGCTGGGGCCGGCTGCACCAGCTGAACCTGAAGAACCAGACGATCGGCACCGAGGGCCCCGGCTTCATGCAGTGGCTCCTCAACCGCGGCCCGTGGAACGTGGGCGGCGGCGAGGCGACCGTCAACGCCACCGGCTGGAACGCCTCCAGCGGCTACGGGGTCACCTGGGTGCCGTCGATGCGGATGGTCGTCAACCTCAACGACCTCGACAAGTCCCGCTGGATCAACCTCACGGGCGCCTCGGGCCACGCGTACAACTCGCACTACACGGACCAGACGCAGATGTGGGCCAAGGGCGAGCTGCTGGAGTGGCCCTTCGGCAAGGACGCCGTCGAGAAGGCCACGGTCGACACCCTGACCCTCAAGCCGGCCGGGTCGTGA
- a CDS encoding 5-formyltetrahydrofolate cyclo-ligase has translation MAENPPTASAKSELRRELLAARRALSPDARRTAAAALAVTALDLPELAGARTVAAYVSVGGEPGTRELLDALRAAGKRVLLPLLLPDNDLDWAAYEGPGSLAEAAHPGRMRLLEPAGPPLGPDAVTQADAVLLPGLAVDGRGMRLGRGGGSYDRVLQRLERAGAHPALVVLLYDDEVVARVPEEPHDHPVQAVATPSGVRRFSS, from the coding sequence GTGGCAGAGAACCCGCCCACCGCGTCCGCCAAGTCCGAGCTGCGCCGGGAACTCCTCGCGGCCCGTCGCGCCTTGTCCCCCGACGCCCGCCGCACGGCGGCCGCGGCGCTCGCCGTCACCGCCCTCGACCTGCCCGAACTGGCCGGTGCGCGCACGGTGGCGGCGTACGTCTCGGTCGGCGGCGAGCCCGGCACCCGCGAGCTCCTCGACGCCCTGCGCGCGGCCGGCAAGCGGGTGCTGCTCCCCCTCCTGCTGCCCGACAACGACCTCGACTGGGCGGCGTACGAGGGACCCGGCAGCCTCGCCGAGGCCGCCCACCCGGGCAGGATGCGGCTGCTGGAACCGGCCGGCCCCCCGCTCGGCCCGGACGCGGTGACGCAGGCCGACGCGGTGCTGCTGCCCGGGCTCGCGGTGGACGGGCGCGGCATGCGGCTCGGCCGCGGCGGGGGCAGTTACGACCGCGTGCTGCAGCGGCTGGAGCGGGCCGGAGCGCACCCGGCGCTGGTCGTGCTCCTCTACGACGACGAGGTGGTCGCGCGGGTCCCGGAGGAACCGCACGACCACCCCGTCCAGGCGGTGGCCACCCCGTCGGGGGTGCGCCGCTTCAGCTCGTGA
- the galU gene encoding UTP--glucose-1-phosphate uridylyltransferase GalU, whose product MTMLHPVIKKAVIPAAGLGTRFLPATKATPKEMLPVVDKPAIQYVVEEAVAAGLDDVLMITGRNKRALEDHFDRNYELESALIAKGDDDRLKKVQESSDLATMHYVRQGDPRGLGHAVLCAEPHVGREPFAVLLGDDLIDPRDPLLRQMADIYARTGGTVIALMEVDPASVHLYGCAAVEATDEADVVRITGLVEKPEPQDAPSNFAVIGRYVLNPAIFDILRETEPGRGGEIQLTDALQKLAADESVGGPVHGVVFRGRRYDTGDRGDYLRAIVRLACEREDLGPEFRTWLHRYVTEEM is encoded by the coding sequence ATGACTATGTTGCACCCCGTGATCAAGAAGGCCGTCATTCCGGCCGCTGGCCTCGGTACCCGCTTCCTTCCGGCGACCAAGGCGACCCCGAAGGAAATGCTCCCGGTTGTGGACAAGCCGGCCATCCAGTACGTGGTCGAGGAGGCCGTGGCGGCCGGGCTCGACGACGTCCTCATGATCACTGGGCGTAACAAGCGTGCCCTGGAAGACCACTTCGACCGCAACTACGAGCTGGAGTCGGCCCTCATCGCCAAGGGCGACGACGACCGCCTGAAGAAGGTCCAGGAATCCAGCGACCTCGCGACCATGCACTACGTCCGCCAGGGCGACCCGCGCGGCCTCGGCCACGCGGTGCTGTGCGCCGAGCCGCACGTCGGCCGCGAGCCCTTCGCCGTCCTCCTCGGTGACGACCTCATCGACCCGCGCGACCCGCTCCTGCGTCAGATGGCCGACATCTACGCCCGCACCGGCGGCACCGTCATCGCCCTCATGGAGGTCGACCCGGCCAGCGTCCACCTCTACGGCTGCGCCGCCGTCGAGGCCACCGACGAGGCGGACGTGGTCCGCATCACCGGCCTCGTCGAGAAGCCGGAGCCCCAGGACGCCCCCAGCAATTTCGCGGTTATCGGCCGCTACGTCCTCAACCCCGCGATCTTCGACATACTGCGGGAGACCGAGCCGGGCCGCGGTGGGGAGATCCAGCTCACCGACGCCCTGCAGAAGCTGGCCGCCGACGAGAGCGTGGGCGGCCCGGTGCACGGCGTGGTCTTCCGGGGCCGTCGCTACGACACCGGGGACCGCGGCGACTACCTGCGGGCCATCGTCCGCCTCGCGTGCGAGCGCGAGGACCTGGGCCCCGAGTTCCGCACCTGGCTTCACCGTTACGTCACGGAGGAGATGTAG